From a region of the Rhodopirellula bahusiensis genome:
- a CDS encoding helix-turn-helix domain-containing protein, with amino-acid sequence MRYAFRLAELLGHTPDRRKRPGTIKAIVEHTGLDRHQVASLLKNEAKYIPLDALSRLCDYLIDQGHATADQLPGALFAVNAENFWEQLARRSDIEIVVGVRQGEGNNSPENAMVVASDSVLVGELLNGISTLGGVAKHIGEGPESNATTSVPMPDRIQQSLVWSPGQVTLEDARARATEVFEGFTEAQGDRGMVCIGSVKSNPAVELLFSDAFGCTPFVTEDDVDDVSARSCPFFLRYRDSDPKPGAASAGMRLSKNMDAPEPGFYYEKDDGTWEYAGGQGKDTALVFYLFHEALGRLDMVLSGFSGRATRLLAKTLAIRGEEFWPPVYHEAGVQVGAFLVQYDDAESKPSRDDLLYNTGGAAKIMPLSREAIARRMARR; translated from the coding sequence ATGAGATACGCTTTTCGGCTCGCAGAACTGCTTGGGCACACCCCTGATCGGCGCAAACGCCCCGGTACGATCAAAGCGATCGTCGAACACACCGGATTGGATCGACACCAGGTTGCTTCGCTGCTCAAAAACGAAGCCAAGTACATCCCGTTGGATGCCCTGTCGCGTTTGTGCGATTACCTGATCGATCAAGGGCACGCAACGGCGGATCAATTGCCCGGTGCCTTGTTCGCTGTCAACGCAGAAAACTTCTGGGAGCAGTTGGCTCGCCGAAGCGACATCGAAATCGTCGTCGGTGTTCGACAAGGCGAAGGCAACAACTCACCCGAAAACGCCATGGTCGTTGCCAGCGACTCGGTGTTGGTTGGCGAATTGCTCAACGGCATCTCGACCTTGGGCGGTGTGGCCAAACACATCGGCGAAGGCCCCGAGTCCAACGCAACGACATCGGTGCCGATGCCCGATCGCATTCAGCAATCGTTGGTGTGGAGCCCCGGCCAAGTCACGTTGGAAGACGCTCGAGCTCGTGCGACGGAAGTCTTCGAAGGATTCACCGAAGCCCAAGGCGACCGCGGAATGGTTTGCATCGGCAGCGTGAAGAGCAACCCAGCCGTCGAGCTGTTGTTCTCCGACGCGTTCGGATGCACTCCGTTTGTGACCGAAGACGACGTCGACGATGTGTCGGCTCGCAGTTGCCCGTTCTTCCTTCGCTATCGTGACAGCGATCCGAAACCGGGTGCCGCTTCGGCTGGGATGCGTCTGAGCAAGAACATGGACGCACCGGAACCTGGCTTCTACTACGAAAAAGACGACGGCACTTGGGAGTACGCTGGCGGACAAGGCAAAGACACCGCATTGGTGTTCTACCTGTTCCACGAAGCCCTCGGTCGCCTGGACATGGTGCTCAGCGGTTTCTCAGGCCGAGCCACTCGCTTGTTGGCCAAGACGCTGGCAATCCGCGGCGAAGAATTCTGGCCACCCGTCTATCACGAAGCGGGCGTCCAAGTCGGTGCGTTCTTGGTTCAGTACGACGACGCGGAATCCAAACCCAGCCGCGACGATTTGCTCTACAACACCGGCGGAGCTGCCAAGATCATGCCTCTGTCCCGCGAAGCGATCGCACGCCGAATGGCTCGCCGCTAG
- a CDS encoding aspartate-semialdehyde dehydrogenase: protein MFDCVALVGATGAVGRIVLDQLHARKFPMRKLRLLASARSAGTQVRYGDEMLTVELMEPSAFEGVDLVIASTPDEVSAEFTPWAVKAGAIVVDESAYWRMDPTVPLIVPEVNPEAVDGHQGVIASPNCSTTQMVVALAPLHKAVGIRRVIVSTYQATSGAGLAGNVELESSTRASLDGQAHSPETFQHPIGFNLIPQIGSEKHLGYTSEEMKMVHETQKILGDDSIQVCPTAVRVPVAIGHSESILVETREPITAAKARELWEAADGITVVDDLDSKSYPMPRDCDGKDDVFIGRIRQDISSENGIAFWCVSDNLRKGAATNAVQIAELLAKKHLPAVG from the coding sequence ATGTTTGATTGCGTTGCACTCGTCGGTGCCACTGGTGCCGTTGGCCGAATCGTTCTGGACCAGCTCCACGCTCGCAAGTTCCCCATGCGGAAACTGCGTTTGCTCGCCTCGGCTCGCAGCGCCGGCACCCAAGTTCGTTACGGCGACGAAATGCTGACCGTCGAGCTGATGGAACCGTCGGCCTTTGAAGGAGTCGATCTGGTCATCGCCAGCACACCCGATGAGGTCTCCGCTGAGTTCACGCCTTGGGCGGTCAAAGCCGGCGCGATTGTGGTCGACGAGAGTGCGTATTGGCGGATGGACCCAACCGTCCCGTTGATCGTTCCCGAAGTGAACCCCGAAGCGGTCGATGGTCACCAAGGCGTCATCGCCAGCCCCAACTGCAGCACGACTCAGATGGTCGTTGCACTCGCTCCGCTGCACAAAGCCGTTGGCATCCGCCGGGTCATCGTCAGCACCTACCAAGCGACCAGCGGAGCTGGCTTGGCTGGCAACGTCGAGCTCGAATCCAGCACGCGAGCCAGCCTCGACGGGCAAGCCCATTCGCCGGAAACGTTTCAGCACCCAATCGGATTCAACCTGATCCCGCAGATCGGATCGGAAAAGCATCTCGGCTACACCAGCGAAGAGATGAAGATGGTGCACGAGACTCAAAAGATTTTGGGCGACGATTCCATCCAAGTTTGCCCGACCGCTGTTCGTGTGCCTGTCGCGATCGGACACAGCGAATCGATCTTGGTCGAAACCCGTGAGCCAATCACTGCCGCAAAAGCTCGCGAGCTTTGGGAAGCCGCTGATGGAATCACCGTGGTGGATGACTTGGATTCCAAGTCCTATCCCATGCCGCGTGATTGCGACGGCAAGGACGATGTCTTTATCGGTCGAATCCGCCAAGACATCAGCTCCGAAAACGGAATCGCGTTCTGGTGCGTCAGCGACAACCTTCGCAAAGGTGCCGCAACCAACGCCGTTCAAATCGCCGAGTTGTTGGCCAAGAAACATCTGCCCGCCGTCGGATGA